The Dehalococcoidia bacterium genome contains a region encoding:
- the nusB gene encoding transcription antitermination factor NusB, translated as MQATARKSASRTQTGGAASTRRRTRVAAFQTLCEIDVVDHSLDDVLDHVTNSHKLSKSATDFLVVLTTGVLENIQRIDKIITEFAPSWPISQMAVTDRNLLRMAIYEMAMLDETPPKVAINEAVEVAKVFGSESSPRFVNGVLGSVMETQLAEK; from the coding sequence AGGTGGCGCAGCCAGTACAAGGCGCAGGACGCGCGTCGCCGCGTTCCAGACGCTTTGCGAGATTGACGTGGTCGACCACAGCCTCGACGACGTGCTGGATCACGTGACGAACTCCCACAAGCTATCGAAGTCGGCCACCGACTTTCTCGTCGTCCTTACTACGGGCGTCCTTGAAAACATCCAGCGAATAGATAAGATAATCACCGAGTTCGCCCCAAGCTGGCCGATCTCTCAGATGGCGGTCACCGACCGGAACCTGCTGAGAATGGCGATCTACGAAATGGCGATGCTCGACGAGACACCACCCAAGGTGGCCATCAACGAGGCCGTCGAAGTGGCCAAGGTATTTGGGTCCGAAAGCTCTCCCAGGTTCGTGAACGGCGTCCTGGGCTCGGTCATGGAGACCCAGCTAGCAGAAAAGTAA